The window TCGGCAGCAAGACGCTGAGCCCGCCGGAGATCGCACACGCCATCGCCAGCGACGGTGACTGGCACGACCTGCTGGTGCCGATCCGGCGCGCCGCGGTGAGCCTGGCGCTGGCTGGGCGCCTGGTGATCTATCGCAAGGGCAAGCCGGCCGATCCCAACGACTTCCGCGGCGTCTACCGGCTCGGACTGCCGCGGCACGATTAGAGCTACCGGGCCTACTTGGTGGGCCTCGGAAACAGCTCCCGACTTTTCCCCGACAGCCAGTAGGCAATCAAACCGGTCCATTCGTGGCTGGCGATGTCGGCGCGGGCGAGGCCCCGCGTCAGCGTCTCGATCGGCACCGCTGCATCGATCCAGCCCCGGGTGCGCCAATCGACCGGATAGGCCTCGACCTCGAAGCCGGCGGCGCGGAACACGCCCATCGACCGCGGCATGTGAAAGGCCGACGTCACCAGCAGCCAGCGCTCGCCCGGCTTGGGCGCCACCAGATCGCGAGTGAAAATCGCATTTTCGTAGGTCGTGCGCGAGCGGTTCTCCAGCGTCACGCGATCGGGCGCGATACCGAAACTCGCCAGCAGCTTGCCGGCGATCGGCCCCTCCGGCACCGGAGCCGTGGTCAGATTGGCACTGCCGCCGCTGAACACGATGCGCGCCTTGGGATATTGCCGGGCCAATTGCAGCATCGCCAGCACCCGCTCGCCCGCCGCGTCGAGCTCGACGGTGTGGCGCGCCTCCGACGTCTCCGGATCAATCGCGCCGCCGAGGATGACGATGCCATCAGGGTC is drawn from Bradyrhizobium prioriisuperbiae and contains these coding sequences:
- a CDS encoding YdcF family protein, whose amino-acid sequence is MFFIASKVLGFFALPSNLIASLLVFGALLYVVGLKRGARGVIGTSIILLLLVGYWPVSNLALLPLTERFPAWQQAGGRDPDGIVILGGAIDPETSEARHTVELDAAGERVLAMLQLARQYPKARIVFSGGSANLTTAPVPEGPIAGKLLASFGIAPDRVTLENRSRTTYENAIFTRDLVAPKPGERWLLVTSAFHMPRSMGVFRAAGFEVEAYPVDWRTRGWIDAAVPIETLTRGLARADIASHEWTGLIAYWLSGKSRELFPRPTK
- a CDS encoding DUF3253 domain-containing protein — encoded protein: MTPSDSTAPPAQLDSAILKVLSEVGSKTLSPPEIAHAIASDGDWHDLLVPIRRAAVSLALAGRLVIYRKGKPADPNDFRGVYRLGLPRHD